The following proteins are co-located in the Anoplopoma fimbria isolate UVic2021 breed Golden Eagle Sablefish chromosome 18, Afim_UVic_2022, whole genome shotgun sequence genome:
- the LOC129107468 gene encoding protein SOGA3-like — protein sequence MKPAAGGAAHPPSASTSPAHNSAGRRRRQHRAPPPATAQEGATKRAPRHPGRSRSPLPAEKSRHIGERDSLRSADGREREPESRGGAAVHPDGAEAEGDASNRADAAGEDPTDSSASARRSASRLPCLKGDSSQSLLPGRAASSPAEEEETPGEEGGRRERSGCGAGLGFGLWRGGCLQAELIQFHLQKTLGRSAGRMQTKTDNVGTEEAAVGEPEPAAEATEAGSVTQQDQAFEDEMERLLDENEDLKCEIEEMRAEMDEMRDTFYEEDTCQLQEMRRELERANKNCRILQYRLRKAERKRLRYAQTGEIDEELLRSLEQDLKVAKDVSVRLHHELEKVEEKRTKTEEENEKLRQKLIEVEVTKQALQNELDKTKESQKRRGSKDIQKTDRKLAQTPTEEDNEDLKCQLAFIKEEAVLMRKKTAKIDKEKDRLEQELQKYRSFYGELDSTHHKGEVGGPPTTRESELKLRLRLVEEEANILGRKIVELEVENRGLRAELDDLRGEEGAGGSGCGGMGGSGSGRGLGDDLTELRQQLQLVEDEAELLRRNLADVEDQNKRVTTELNKLRFKAGTHEGGRHGSGGGGGIDGAKAEALQEELKAARLQINDLSGKVMQLQYENRVLLSNMQRYDLASHLSLRPSPRDSDAESDAGGATSGRRESDEDSNSSRLLPPHRKREGPVGGESDPDEVRNTNGSSRCLTPTRGLYTPTGHEGAASSALARFLPGGRCTLRERQHMTDIRVEAERLARTIDRLIADTATIISEARVFVSNGDLMFGRGGDEGGEEDGGRIREHELLYRINAQMKAFRKELQTFIDRLEVPRLEDRDTEEPLSMFQPIILLILILVLFSSLSYATIFKLVFLFTLFFVL from the exons ATGAAGCCTGCCGCCGGCGGCGCTGCGCATCCTCCATCAGCCTCCACATCACCGGCGCACAATAgcgcagggaggaggaggaggcagcaccGGGCTCCCCCGCCGGCCACAGCCCAGGAAGGGGCAACCAAGCGAGCTCCGAGACACCCAGGCAGGTCCAGGTCTCCTCTGCCCGCAGAAAAGAGCAGACACATCGGGGAGAGGGACAGTTTGAGGTCCGCCGACGGAAGGGAGAGGGAGCCCGAGAGCCGCGGCGGCGCAGCTGTTCACCCGGATGGTGCTGAAGCTGAGGGAGACGCATCAAACAGGGCGGATGCTGCCGGGGAAGATCCGACAGATTCATCAGCATCGGCCCGGCGCTCCGCTTCACGCCTGCCCTGCTTGAAGGGCGACTCATCCCAGAGTCTGTTGCCCGGCAGAGCTGCGTCTTCgcctgcagaggaagaggagacaccCGGGGAGGAAGGAGGCCGGAGAGAGAGGAGCGGCTGCGGAGCGGGCCTTGGTTTCGGTTTGTGGAGAGGAGGATGCTTACAGGCTGAACTCATCCAGTTCCACCTGCAGAAGACACTGGGGAGAAGCGCCGGGAGGATGCAAACCAAGACGGATAACGTGGGGACGGAGGAGGCCGCTGTGGGGGAGCCGGAGCCGGCCGCAGAGGCGACAGAGGCGGGGTCCGTGACACAGCAGGACCAGGCCTTTGAGGACGAGATGGAGAGACTGCTTGACGAGAATGAAGATCTTAAG TGTGAGATTGAGGAGATGAGGGCCGAGATGGACGAGATGCGGGACACATTCTACGAGGAAGACACGTGTCAGCTGCAGGAGATGAGGCGTGAGCTGGAGAGGGCCAACAAAAACTGCCGGATCCTGCAGTATCGTCTGAGGAAGGCCGAGAGGAAGAGGCTGCGCTACGCCCAGACGGGGGAGATCGATGAGGAGCTGCTCAGGAGTCTGGAGCAGGACCTGAAG GTAGCAAAGGATGTGTCCGTGAGGCTGCACCACGAGCTGgaaaaggtggaggagaagcGCACCAagacggaggaggagaatgaaaaacTGAGGCAGAAACTCATTGAGGTGGAAGTGACCAAGCAAGCGCTGCAAAATGAACTAGACAAAACCAAAGAG TCtcaaaagagaagaggaagcaaGGACATCCAAAAGACGGACAGGAAGTTAGCACAGACTCCTACAGAg GAGGACAATGAGGACCTTAAGTGCCAGCTAGCTTTCATCAAAGAGGAAGCGGTGCTCATGAGGAAGAAGACGGCCAAGATTGACAAAGAGAAGGACCGTCTGGAGCAAGAGCTGCAGAAGTACCGCTCCTTCTATGGTGAGCTGGACAGCACCCATCATAAAGGAGAGGTCGGGGGTCCCCCCACCACCCGGGAGTCAGAGCTGAAGCTCCGCCTCCgcctggtggaggaggaggccaacATCCTGGGGAGGAAAATAGTGGAGTTGGAG GTTGAGAACCGCGGCCTGAGGGCCGAGCTCGACGACCTCCGTGGGGAAGAGGGCGCCGGAGGCTCTGGGTGCGGAGGGATGGGTGGGTCGGGTTCGGGGCGAGGCCTGGGTGACGATCTGACGGAGCTCcgacagcagctgcagctggtGGAGGACGAGGCGGAGCTGCTGAGGAGGAACCTGGCTGATGTTGAGGATCAAAACAAGAGAGTGACCACCGAGCTGAACAAGTTACGGTTCAAAGCCGGCACCCACGAGGGAGGCAGGCACGggagtggagggggaggagggattGATGGAGCAAAGGCAGAGGCCCTGCAGGAGGAGTTAAAGGCAGCAAGGCTTCAGATTAATGACCTGAGTGGCAAG GTGATGCAGCTGCAGTACGAGAACCGCGTGCTCCTCTCCAACATGCAGCGCTACGACCTGGCCTCCCACCTCTCCCTGCGGCCCAGCCCACGGGACAGCGACGCAGAGAGCGACGCCGGCGGCGCCACAAGTGGTCGGCGCGAGAGTGACGAGGACTCCAACTCCTCCCGCCTCCTCCCGCCGCACCGCAAACGCGAGGGCCCCGTGGGTGGGGAAAGTGACCCAGATGAGGTCAGAAACACTAATGGAAGCAGCCGTTGCCTGACGCCCACAAGGGGCCTCTACACCCCCACTGGGCACGAGGGTGCAGCCTCCTCCGCCCTGGCCCGCTTCCTGCCTGGTGGGCGGTGCACcctgagagagaggcagcacATGACCGACATCCGTGTGGAGGCCGAGAGGCTGGCTCGGACCATCGACCGGCTCATCGCTGACACGGCCACCATCATCTCGGAGGCGAGGGTCTTCGTTTCAAACGGCGACCTGATGTTCGGGAGGGGAGGCGATGAGGGTGGAGAGGAAGATGGGGGCAGGATCAGGGAGCATGAGCTGCTGTATCGCATTAACGCCCAGATGAAGGCCTTCCGCAAAGAGCTGCAGACCTTCATAGACAGACTGGAGGTGCCAAGGCTCGAGGACAGGGACACGGAGGAGCCACTGTCG aTGTTCCAGCCTATCATTTTGCTCATCCTCATACTTGTGTTATTCTCATCCCTCTCTTACGCCACCATCTTTAAACTAGTCTTTCTTTTTACTCTCTTCTTTGTTCTGTGA
- the elovl4b gene encoding elongation of very long chain fatty acids protein 4b, producing the protein MEAVTHLVNDTVEFYKWGLTIADKRVESWPMMSSPIPTLAISCLYLLFLWAGPRYMQDRQPYTLRKTLIVYNFSMVVLNFYIAKELLLASRSAGYSYLCQPVSYSNDVNEVRIASALWWYYISKGVEFLDTVFFILRKKFTQVSFLHVYHHCTMFILWWIGIKWVPGGQSFFGATINSSIHVLMYGYYGLAALGPHMQKYLWWKKYLTIIQMIQFHVTIGHAGHSLYTGCPFPAWMQWALIGYAVTFIILFANFYYHAYRRKPSSSAQKGGKPVANGTSTVANGHSKVEEVEDNGKRQKKGRAKRE; encoded by the exons ATGGAGGCCGTAACACATCTGGTGAATGACACTGTAGAATTTTACAAATGGGGCCTTACTATAGCAG ACAAGAGGGTGGAGAGCTGGCCGATGATGTCGTCTCCCATCCCCACTCTGGCCATCAGCTGCCTGTACCTGCTCTTCCTGTGGGCGGGGCCTAGATACATGCAGGACCGGCAGCCCTACACGCTCAGAAAGACCCTCATAGTCTACAACTTCAGCATGGTGGTCCTCAACTTCTACATCGCCAAAGAG CTCCTACTAGCATCTAGATCAGCCGGGTACAGCTACCTCTGTCAGCCTGTCAGCTACTCCAACGATGTCAACGAAGTCAGG ATAGCATCTGCTCTCTGGTGGTACTACATCTCCAAAGGAGTGGAATTCCTGGACACCGTCTTTTTCATCCTGAGGAAGAAGTTCACCCAGGTCAGCTTCCTCCACGTCTACCATCACTGCACCATGTTCATCCTCTGGTGGATCGGCATCAAGTGGGTCCCCGGTGGACAAT CATTCTTTGGTGCAACCATCAACTCCTCCATCCACGTTCTCATGTACGGATACTACGGACTGGCAGCTTTGGGACCTCATATGCAGAAGTACCTCTGGTGGAAGAAATACCTCACCATTATTCAGATG aTCCAGTTCCACGTGACCATCGGCCACGCTGGCCACTCCCTCTACACAGGCTGTCCGTTCCCCGCATGGATGCAGTGGGCTCTGATTGGCTACGCCGTCACCTTCATCATCCTTTTCGCCAACTTCTACTACCACGCGTACCGACGcaaaccctcctcctccgcgcAGAAGGGAGGCAAGCCCGTGGCAAACGGCACCTCCACGGTAGCTAACGGTCACAGCaaagtggaggaggtggaggataaCGGGAAGAGGCAAAAGAAAGGAAGAGCGAAGAGGGAGTAA